One Pomacea canaliculata isolate SZHN2017 linkage group LG1, ASM307304v1, whole genome shotgun sequence genomic window, tctAAACTATATATGTTGCACCTTGACCCTCCAGATTAGAAGTTTTTCTTTGGGCTAACAGCCCACTCATGTCAAAAAaggctgttacagaaactgcaacagtaccacaacaagggcgcacctcaaggagtaacaaggaataaacaaaacataaactagTGAATAAATTATAATAGTACAATAATTGTATTATAATATAGCAATGTGAGCAATGACAGCATGCATTACCATTTCATGATGATGTAGCATGCATCACCATTTCATAATGATTTATAATTTGGATGTCATCAATGTAGCATATAATTGCTAATGTAGCATCACTCCAACCCCCCTCACCTTGATATAGActcagttgctggcatggtgtaaGCCTCAAACAGCCAACCACCCACCTCCCATCTCGTTTAAAATCACTGTAAGTGGAATTAGTTGTTTCTTCTGACATGGCTGatgtaataaaaacatgtttaataatCTTAGACTTTTATAATTACAGATGGAGTTTTATTTTGGGGATGCCAATATCAACAAAGACCGGTTTATGAAACAGCATCTTGATAATGCACCAGATGGCTGtaaactcattttatttttacccaGTCTAGTTCTTCTGTTGCTCTCTTTATCCTTTCTTCTTCGATCTTCTCACTTCCTCCCCTTTCTTTCACATACCCCCTCCCCAtgatatctctctctcataaagTTCCAAAGACAGTAGATGAGACAAAGGAATAACACACAATAATGCATGACTACTCCTCcccatctttttctctgtggcTGGCTTATGGTCAGATTTGATTTATGTAGTCCAACTTTTGCTTCAGCCTTTTTCTAATATTGATGTCCAATATCTTTTAGGTTTATTAAGTACACTTTGCTGTGCACCTAATTTGGAAAGCATTATTTCATTGATATGAAGTATTatcctttttaatttaaaaaagtaacagcATTGTATCTGAGGAAGTATATTCGTAACAAAATTTTAAGCTgctttatcactttttttttttatctgcaaatAATACAAATTGTTTGTTTCAGATCTTCCCCTTTCTCTGTTTCTAAAATTTGCCAAAATACTCAAGTTAACAAGCTCTGTGGAAATCATGGCAAAGGCACTGAGAAAATCGGATCTGCTGGAAGTATGACTGTTTAgttacattaaaatgttatcttgTAAATGTAATTTGAAATGCTCTCTTCTTGGAATCAGCAGTCTAAATTGATTATAATGACAgatatattaaattttattctaATACTGTGGAGATGATCATGtacattttacaataatttttttgcattttcttgtaGTACCATATTTCTCTATCTGTCCAcctgaatgtgaatgtgtgtgtacatgggTTTTAGCAGCAAATATTCAAAagtactgaaaataaaatttgtatgtATTGTTTGACATGCCGTAACTGTTAAGTCGATGTAATCAGGTCAGTGAAGACAAAACCAAAGTCCGAAGAACTCGGCCGGTTCATTACATGACTGAGAAAGAGGTTGATGAAAGGACTGTATATGTGGTAAGTGACCAcccatataaatatttgtggattgtattattttgtatcaCAAAAGTCTTCCAAGATCTCTGGCTGTAAGAGATCTTAATCCTCTTCCAAACTGAgtgaaactttaaaatgttataaactTCAAACAGAATGTATTCACCAGAGgacattaacaaaataaaaagccttAGCTGATAAAGACCCAGTTGTatgccttttgttttttgtaattacTAGATTTAACTTATATGGCATATTATGTGTCTGCAGGAAGGATTACCACCTTCTACAGACCATGATTGGGTTTCTCAGTGCTTCTCTTCTTGTGGCAAAGTTGCGTATGTCAGCCTACCTCGGTACAGAACTACTGGAGATATAAAAGGCTTTGCCTTTGTTGAATTCGAGACGCCAGCGGAGGCTGCCAAGGCTATTGAAGTAAGgatgaaaatgttgaaagcttttaatcttaattgttgaaatattttgtaaaatgtattaattttcttgtatgtttaaagtttaaagacaTTTGACAGACCAAGTGTTGTAGGAGGGGGATTGAGGCACAAAATATGGctgttattttactttatatcagtgcaataagaataaaaatgtctaaGATAGATAGCAGACATTTGTCACATAGCAACAGCAAAAATTATACCATTAATGTGAAGAGAGCCAGGTAACAGtattttttaagctttaaaTGAATTACTAAATAAAAAGGTCATTGTGGTCATTCTtgtgttattaaaatttttttatgaaagagtACTTTTGGGTACATAGAAaagtcaagattttttttagtaaatgcCTTTAACAGACTTGCAACCTTGAAAATGCCGAGTAATTAAACCCAAAAGATTTTAGACAAGTGTATAAGCAGATAAAGACTTGTCAGGTGCAGAAGATCAGCCCATACTTCTGATGATTCCATGCTTTTTATTCCACATGGTAGAAAATGAATTATACcccagagagagaagaggaactTCACAAGGTGGCAAACATCAAGCCAAGTAAAAACCTTAAGTACTGGAAGAAGCGAGCTCTAAAGGAAGGTATTGGTaagtttcacatttttcatGCTTAAGTGATAAACTTCATTTTCGTGCACAAACCAAAAATGGTTGGGGTGCAAGAATTGCCTGTAACATGTATGAACTGtgaagtaaaacattttcattgtttaggcAAGATGCTGCACATAAATTTGTcatatcattaaaaacaaaaattcatttgaTTTGATGGAAACCTTGCCAGAATTGCCCATTGTCACCAAACGATTACTCAGTTGATGATTACACCCCTTCTCCAAGTTAAATATTTCCATTTTCCACCAGAACAAATGCTTATTGAAAATATGATTCTGtgtaaaaatgtattcaaaacCAAAAACCTTACGGTGTAACAGATCCAGAGAAGGAGCAAGGTGATAACAGCATGCATGCAACAAATTACaaagacagcaaaacaaatgcagaaaaagaacagcaaagcAAAAAGAAGAAGCGAAAACGACGGACAAATGATTCAGGAACAGAAGAAAGTGAGCAGCCCATGAAAAGAGCTAAAAGATGTGATGGGGAGAATTCAGAAAATTCTGAAAACGTGTCAGGACTGCCTTGTGATGAGAGACAGGAAGTTGGTGCTTCAGGGAGTACAACGGAACACAAAAGCTGTGAGGATGATACAGTTATTGTAAAGGATGTTACACAAGAGGCTCAGGACGAATCCAAACATGAATCAAAGGGATCTAGTGGCAGAAGCACAGAGTCATTGTCAGAGCAGTCACCTCGGAAACGGAAACGTAAGAGGGAATCACCTGCAGCAGAACTTGGATTAGAGTGTGAAACTGATTTGGTGAAGAAGACAAAGGTGATAGAAGAGACTGAGGAAAATATATTGCaagacacaaaaaaaggaaaaaaatctgacgaagaaacagaaaaagagcagaatgcaaagaagaaaaagctaaaaataaaacaaaccaccAAGAAGTTGTCTGAGCAACCTGCATTCAAAGAAGTTGATAGCAGGAAAGGCAAACGGAAGAGTACAGACAAAAGTGAGGCAGATTGTGCtaagaaaagcaaaagtgaTCCATCagacaaaatggaagaaatgaatGCTAAAGATGGggagataaataaacaaaaacgaaggaaaaggaagaaactgaagaaagagCCACCCAGGTTGAGAGTTATATCAAAGTAAGcacactttaaacattttaaatattttttttttatggtatgATTGAATGCGGTTTTGTATTTACcaaaataattattctttttgtttcattttcctgtCCAAAATATTGTGCCCCTTACGGCACCCTGTCATTTGAAGGCATATGAGTTCCTGCTGAACTGTATATATAATCAAATTTAGCAAAGCTTATCATGTGTTGTACAACATCCATAGctgatgtctttcttttttgccaGACATCACACTTAGTTACACCATTGTAACTGTTGCACCACTCTGATGTGTAACTGTAAATACACTTATTAACTTTAGTGAACCAATTAGTAGTCACGTCAACTACCATTTTACAGGAATGAATGGTCTAGACTTAAACGCCAGTATCTGGATCAGCAGCGAGCCAGTATGGCAAGTCTCAAGCAGCAGCTGCACAGCATATGCAGCAGTATTGCACAGGGTACAGAACATCAGGTGATGCGTGCAGATGCTGGTGAGTATTGTAGAAATGCTTTTAAACtggatatttttcttgatatgtTAGATCAATCTTGCGTACAGGTACATTTTTAGTTTGTACAAATAATGGCTAGTAAAGCTTTATGGGAGATGCAGGCATAAGATCACTTACCTTTAAAGGTGTCTGTTCACTCAACATTTGTTCATTCCCGGTGACACAGCATGAGGTTAAGCACATTCAGATGGATGCTTGAAACATGTAACACATATCTCAGCAGGTTTTGTGATAAATAACGACATTGCTAAATATTACTTAgccttttttaaattgtcatgGAGTGACAGATATGGTTGATTGGTAtataaattcacacacacaaactttgaGATATGCATGAGCCCTTTATTTCAAAAACAGGGGATCAAAAGTCAGGTCCAAGTCTTCGTTCAGCACCTGAGTTTCAGCCCAATGTTATTGTTGAAGTCAAGAGTGAAGACCCCATGTCACACAAACAGCTAAAGGTGAGGTTAATTTATCTGCTGGTCATGCAGTGTGTGTTTCATTCTGTAAGAGTGCTCTTTCTGCGTGTGGCACTACATCTTCTTTCCATGGGTGCTACCTTTCTAATTTATGCTGGTAATCTAGTTTTAGGGTTTAATTGATATCAGAAATGCTAAATTTTATAAACCCTGTTCAGTTACCCTAAAAAGTACAGAAGAACCACATATCGTTAGGTTTTCTTATCCATGTTTAGCTTTGGATGATTCAGCTTTGGTCTAATCCGCATTTTCCTGTTTCTATCACAGACATCATTGTCTATTTGGTGTTAAGAGGATAATTTATCGAGCCTTTTCATTTGTGTGGCCTTTTGGTTGCAATAAATTAATCTGGTGCTCTGTTTGACTGTACTATCCATTAAAGTAAAGGGTTAAATCTATGTTTGTGTTCTTTGATGCAGCAACGAATTCAGTCTGACATTAAAGTTGCATACATTGATGTAAAAGACAACATGCTTCATGGGTACATACGCTGCAAAGATGCTGAAAGTGCTCAGAAGCTTGTAGCTTCCAATCTCACTGGCTGTACGCTGCATCTTGTGCAAGGTAAGCTATTTGGTGCTTCATGTCCTAAAACTTGAGTCAGTGTTTGAATCAGAACATTTAGTTGTATTCCATCTTTGCAAGTTGTTTTAAATGTAGTCTATTTactaaaatgtgtttcttttagTCTAaggctttttaaattttgctaaCTTAGAAAACATGTCAGAAAACTGATGTTTGGCACATATGCATGAATGGAAAGGAGGGTGGTTATACAGAATTGTACAAGTGCCATGTCTTTTTTGACTAggtgaagaagaaataagattACCGATTATTTGGCAGAGGATGTTTTCTCTATCTCTTGTAAAGTGAAGCTAATGTGAAATTGTTAACACACAAATGTATTACTTTTCACACTATCAAGgtgaagatggaaagaaagtaCTGGAATCAAATGCAACTAGACAGAGAAACCAAGCGGGCCAACACCAAAAGGCCGAAGAAAAAAGGATCTGTAAAAGtaggtagttttttttttctgtttgttacaaCTTCTTCCTATTATATAAATGGATCCTCTGACAAGCACTAGATTTTCATGCAAACTGCGATTTAGGTTTATCATACAAATCTTTGAGTGAAAAGATCATACCTTTATGATGTgcatgtttggtttttttttcttctttattagtCACTGCTTTCCTTTCTAGTTATCACTATAAACAATATTACACTTACTTTTTCAGCTTTTAGAAAAAGCACAGAATGTTATGTTGGAATCCATGAAGAAGAGCCACATCTTATTTGAAGAGGACTGGTCAGAACGACAAGCCGAAAGACATGACGAGGAAAATG contains:
- the LOC112560059 gene encoding la-related protein 7-like; its protein translation is MESTEQLPMDDDNKTGCGNDTGEFEKKKHRHRMKGLLRSIRNQMEFYFGDANINKDRFMKQHLDNAPDGYLPLSLFLKFAKILKLTSSVEIMAKALRKSDLLEVSEDKTKVRRTRPVHYMTEKEVDERTVYVEGLPPSTDHDWVSQCFSSCGKVAYVSLPRYRTTGDIKGFAFVEFETPAEAAKAIEKMNYTPEREEELHKVANIKPSKNLKYWKKRALKEGIDPEKEQGDNSMHATNYKDSKTNAEKEQQSKKKKRKRRTNDSGTEESEQPMKRAKRCDGENSENSENVSGLPCDERQEVGASGSTTEHKSCEDDTVIVKDVTQEAQDESKHESKGSSGRSTESLSEQSPRKRKRKRESPAAELGLECETDLVKKTKVIEETEENILQDTKKGKKSDEETEKEQNAKKKKLKIKQTTKKLSEQPAFKEVDSRKGKRKSTDKSEADCAKKSKSDPSDKMEEMNAKDGEINKQKRRKRKKLKKEPPRLRVISKNEWSRLKRQYLDQQRASMASLKQQLHSICSSIAQGTEHQVMRADAGDQKSGPSLRSAPEFQPNVIVEVKSEDPMSHKQLKQRIQSDIKVAYIDVKDNMLHGYIRCKDAESAQKLVASNLTGCTLHLVQGEDGKKVLESNATRQRNQAGQHQKAEEKRICKTFRKSTECYVGIHEEEPHLI